The Salegentibacter sp. Hel_I_6 region GGGAACTAAGGTGACCTGTGAGCTATTATTATCGTAGTTAGAAATATTAATATGCCCATTAAAAGCAGCGATTTTATCTCGTATTTTTTCCTGCAAACCAAGACCCGTGGCGAAAGAAACCAGCATCATAACCACACCAATCGCAATTGCCGCGATCGCTATTTTTATAATAGGAGCAGAAATACTACTTTTATGGCTTTTACCGCCAATTAGGCGTTTAACAACAAAAAATTCGAAATTCAAATTATCACGATGCTTAAAAGGTTATTCAAAAGTACATTTTTATTCGCTTTTATAGGTATTCTTTCCTGCGGAAACCAAAATAAGAAAGAGCAATCTTCAAAAGAAATTGCTATCAATAATCAGCAAGAAAATCAAGTTGAAGAAATTATTCTTGCCGCCAATCGTACTGAAGCTTATCTCCCCTTGCTAAAAAACAAGAAAGTGGGAATTGTAGGCAACCAGACTTCAATTATGAAGAATAAAAACGGTGAATTTACGCACGTGGTAGATTCTTTGCTGGCATTAGAAGTTAACCTTGTAAAAGGTTTCGCCCCAGAACACGGATTTCGAGGCACTGCAGATGCCGGCGAAGCGGTAAAAGATGGTAAAGATGCGCAAACCGGTTTACCTGTAATCTCTCTTTATGGCGATAACAAGAAACCGAAAGCAGAACAGCTTGAAGACCTGGATGTATTAATTTTTGATCTCCAGGATGTAGGCACCCGCTTTTATACTTACATTTCTTCCCTTCATTATGTTATGGAAGCCTGTGCCGAAAACGATATTCAACTTATTGTTTTTGACCGTCCCAACCCAAACGGGCATTATATAGATGGTCCTATTCTGGAAACCGAATTTAAAAGTTTTGTCGGGATGCATCCAATTCCCACGGTCCATGGATTGACCATGGGAGAATATGCCCAGATGATCAATGCTGAA contains the following coding sequences:
- a CDS encoding exo-beta-N-acetylmuramidase NamZ domain-containing protein; this translates as MLKRLFKSTFLFAFIGILSCGNQNKKEQSSKEIAINNQQENQVEEIILAANRTEAYLPLLKNKKVGIVGNQTSIMKNKNGEFTHVVDSLLALEVNLVKGFAPEHGFRGTADAGEAVKDGKDAQTGLPVISLYGDNKKPKAEQLEDLDVLIFDLQDVGTRFYTYISSLHYVMEACAENDIQLIVFDRPNPNGHYIDGPILETEFKSFVGMHPIPTVHGLTMGEYAQMINAEKWLKNGITCELEVIGMENYNHSKGYDLPVKPSPNLPNAQAINLYPSLCFFEGTNVNAGRGTDKQFQVFGSPFLDENHFDFTYTPESKAGAKSPKHLGKECYGRDLSEIARIDQINLEWLIEAYQNTENKGEFFNAFFTKLAGTKELQTQIEKGLSAQEIRESWQQGLENFEVKRKQYLIY